In Salvelinus namaycush isolate Seneca chromosome 37, SaNama_1.0, whole genome shotgun sequence, the following are encoded in one genomic region:
- the LOC120030880 gene encoding uncharacterized protein DKFZp434B061-like isoform X2: MEQQPRLPSTGVTAVASPMEQEPRLPNTGVTAVASPMEQQPRLPNTGVPAVASPMEQQPRLPNTGVPAVASPMEQQPRLPNTGVPAVASPMEQQPRLPNTGVPAVASPMEQQPRLPNTGVPAVASPMEQQPRLPNTGVPAVASPMEQQPRLPNTGVPAVASPMEQQPRLPNTGVTAVASPMEQEPRLPNTGVTAVASPMEQQPRLPNTGVPAVASPTEQQPRLPNTGVPAVASPTEQPRLPNTGVPAVASPTEQQPRLPNTGVPAVASPTEQQPRLPNTGVTSPMEQQPRLPNTGVTAVASPMEQQPRLPNTGVPAVASPTEQQPRLPNTGVPAVASPTEQQPRLPNTGVPAVASPTEQQPRLPNTGVPAVASPMEQEPRLPNTGVTAVASPTEQQPRLPNTGVPAVASPTEQQPRLHNTGVPAVASPMEQQPRLPNTGVPAVASPMEQQPRLPNTGVPAVASPMEQQPRLPNTGVTAVASPMEQEPRLPNTGVTAVASPMEQQPRLPNTGVPAVASPTEQQPRLPNTGVPAVASPTEQQPRLPNTGVPAVASPTEQQPRLPNTGVPAVASPMEQEPRLPNTGVTAVASPTEQQPRLPNTGVPAVASPTEQQPRLPNTGVPAVASPTEQPRLPNTGVPAVASPTEQQPRLPNTGVPAVASPTEQQPRLPNTGVPAVASPTEQQPRLPNTGVTSPMEQQPRLPNTGVTAVASPMEQQPRLPNTGVPAVNICIY; this comes from the exons ATGGAACAACAGCCCAGACTGCCCAGCACAGGTGTGACAGCTGTGGCCTCGCCAATGGAACAAGAGCCCAGACTGCCCAACACAGGTGTGACAGCTGTGGCCTCGCCAATGGAACAACAGCCCAGACTGCCCAACACAG GTGTGCCAGCTGTGGCCTCGCCAATGGAACAACAGCCCAGACTGCCCAACACAGGTGTGCCAGCTGTGGCCTCGCCAATGGAACAACAGCCCAGACTGCCCAACACAGGTGTGCCAGCTGTGGCCTCGCCAATGGAACAACAGCCCAGACTGCCCAACACAGGTGTGCCAGCTGTGGCCTCGCCAATGGAACAACAGCCCAGACTGCCCAACACAGGTGTGCCAGCTGTGGCCTCGCCAATGGAACAACAGCCCAGACTGCCCAACACAGGTGTGCCAGCTGTGGCCTCGCCAATGGAACAACAGCCCAGACTGCCCAACACAGGTGTGCCAGCTGTGGCCTCGCCAATGGAACAACAGCCCAGACTGCCCAACACAGGTGTGACAGCTGTGGCCTCGCCAATGGAACAAGAGCCCAGACTGCCCAACACAGGTGTGACAGCTGTGGCCTCGCCAATGGAACAACAGCCCAGACTGCCCAACACAGGTGTGCCAGCTGTGGCCTCGCCAACGGAACAACAGCCCAGACTGCCCAACACAGGTGTGCCAGCTGTGGCCTCGCCAACGGAACAGCCCAGACTGCCCAACACAGGTGTGCCAGCTGTGGCCTCGCCAACGGAACAACAGCCCAGACTGCCCAACACAGGTGTGCCAGCTGTGGCCTCGCCAACGGAACAACAGCCCAGACTGCCCAACACAGGTGTGACCTCGCCAATGGAACAACAGCCCAGACTGCCCAACACAGGTGTGACAGCTGTGGCCTCGCCAATGGAACAACAGCCCAGACTGCCCAACACAGGTGTGCCAGCTGTGGCCTCGCCAACGGAACAACAGCCCAGACTGCCCAACACAGGTGTGCCAGCTGTGGCCTCGCCAACGGAACAACAGCCCAGACTGCCCAACACAGGTGTGCCAGCTGTGGCCTCGCCAACGGAACAACAGCCCAGACTGCCCAACACAGGTGTGCCAGCTGTGGCCTCGCCAATGGAACAAGAGCCCAGACTGCCCAACACAGGTGTGACAGCTGTGGCCTCGCCAACGGAACAACAGCCCAGACTGCCCAACACAGGTGTGCCAGCTGTGGCCTCGCCAACGGAACAACAGCCCAGACTGCACAACACAGGTGTGCCAGCTGTGGCCTCGCCAATGGAACAACAGCCCAGACTGCCCAACACAGGTGTGCCAGCTGTGGCCTCGCCAATGGAACAACAGCCCAGACTGCCCAACACAGGTGTGCCAGCTGTGGCCTCGCCAATGGAACAACAGCCCAGACTGCCCAACACAGGTGTGACAGCTGTGGCCTCGCCAATGGAACAAGAGCCCAGACTGCCCAACACAGGTGTGACAGCTGTGGCCTCGCCAATGGAACAACAGCCCAGACTGCCCAACACAG GTGTGCCAGCTGTGGCCTCGCCAACGGAACAACAGCCCAGACTGCCCAACACAGGTGTGCCAGCTGTGGCCTCGCCAACGGAACAACAGCCCAGACTGCCCAACACAGGTGTGCCAGCTGTGGCCTCGCCAACGGAACAACAGCCCAGACTGCCCAACACAGGTGTGCCAGCTGTGGCCTCGCCAATGGAACAAGAGCCCAGACTGCCCAACACAGGTGTGACAGCTGTGGCCTCGCCAACGGAACAACAGCCCAGACTGCCCAACACAGGTGTGCCAGCTGTGGCCTCGCCAACGGAACAACAGCCCAGACTGCCCAACACAGGTGTGCCAGCTGTGGCCTCGCCAACGGAACAGCCCAGACTGCCCAACACAGGTGTGCCAGCTGTGGCCTCGCCAACGGAACAACAGCCCAGACTGCCCAACACAGGTGTGCCAGCTGTGGCCTCGCCAACGGAACAACAGCCCAGACTGCCCAACACAGGTGTGCCAGCTGTGGCCTCGCCAACGGAACAACAGCCCAGACTGCCCAACACAGGTGTGACCTCGCCAATGGAACAACAGCCCAGACTGCCCAACACAGGTGTGACAGCTGTGGCCTCGCCAATGGAACAACAGCCCAGACTGCCCAACACAGGTGTGCCAGCTgttaatatatgtatatattaa
- the LOC120030880 gene encoding uncharacterized protein DKFZp434B061-like isoform X1 — protein sequence MEQQPRLPSTGVTAVASPMEQEPRLPNTGVTAVASPMEQQPRLPNTGVPAVASPMEQQPNTGVPAVASPMEQQPRLPNTGVPAVASPMEQQPRLPNTGVPAVASPMEQQPRLPNTGVPAVASPMEQQPRLPNTGVPAVASPMEQQPRLPNTGVPAVASPMEQQPRLPNTGVPAVASPMEQQPRLPNTGVTAVASPMEQEPRLPNTGVTAVASPMEQQPRLPNTGVPAVASPTEQQPRLPNTGVPAVASPTEQPRLPNTGVPAVASPTEQQPRLPNTGVPAVASPTEQQPRLPNTGVTSPMEQQPRLPNTGVTAVASPMEQQPRLPNTGVPAVASPTEQQPRLPNTGVPAVASPTEQQPRLPNTGVPAVASPTEQQPRLPNTGVPAVASPMEQEPRLPNTGVTAVASPTEQQPRLPNTGVPAVASPTEQQPRLHNTGVPAVASPMEQQPRLPNTGVPAVASPMEQQPRLPNTGVPAVASPMEQQPRLPNTGVTAVASPMEQEPRLPNTGVTAVASPMEQQPRLPNTGVPAVASPTEQQPRLPNTGVPAVASPTEQQPRLPNTGVPAVASPTEQQPRLPNTGVPAVASPMEQEPRLPNTGVTAVASPTEQQPRLPNTGVPAVASPTEQQPRLPNTGVPAVASPTEQPRLPNTGVPAVASPTEQQPRLPNTGVPAVASPTEQQPRLPNTGVPAVASPTEQQPRLPNTGVTSPMEQQPRLPNTGVTAVASPMEQQPRLPNTGVPAVNICIY from the exons ATGGAACAACAGCCCAGACTGCCCAGCACAGGTGTGACAGCTGTGGCCTCGCCAATGGAACAAGAGCCCAGACTGCCCAACACAGGTGTGACAGCTGTGGCCTCGCCAATGGAACAACAGCCCAGACTGCCCAACACAGGTGTGCCAGCTGTGGCCTCGCCAATGGAACAACAGCCCAACACAGGTGTGCCAGCTGTGGCCTCGCCAATGGAACAACAGCCCAGACTGCCCAACACAGGTGTGCCAGCTGTGGCCTCGCCAATGGAACAACAGCCCAGACTGCCCAACACAGGTGTGCCAGCTGTGGCCTCGCCAATGGAACAACAGCCCAGACTGCCCAACACAGGTGTGCCAGCTGTGGCCTCGCCAATGGAACAACAGCCCAGACTGCCCAACACAGGTGTGCCAGCTGTGGCCTCGCCAATGGAACAACAGCCCAGACTGCCCAACACAGGTGTGCCAGCTGTGGCCTCGCCAATGGAACAACAGCCCAGACTGCCCAACACAGGTGTGCCAGCTGTGGCCTCGCCAATGGAACAACAGCCCAGACTGCCCAACACAGGTGTGACAGCTGTGGCCTCGCCAATGGAACAAGAGCCCAGACTGCCCAACACAGGTGTGACAGCTGTGGCCTCGCCAATGGAACAACAGCCCAGACTGCCCAACACAGGTGTGCCAGCTGTGGCCTCGCCAACGGAACAACAGCCCAGACTGCCCAACACAGGTGTGCCAGCTGTGGCCTCGCCAACGGAACAGCCCAGACTGCCCAACACAGGTGTGCCAGCTGTGGCCTCGCCAACGGAACAACAGCCCAGACTGCCCAACACAGGTGTGCCAGCTGTGGCCTCGCCAACGGAACAACAGCCCAGACTGCCCAACACAGGTGTGACCTCGCCAATGGAACAACAGCCCAGACTGCCCAACACAGGTGTGACAGCTGTGGCCTCGCCAATGGAACAACAGCCCAGACTGCCCAACACAGGTGTGCCAGCTGTGGCCTCGCCAACGGAACAACAGCCCAGACTGCCCAACACAGGTGTGCCAGCTGTGGCCTCGCCAACGGAACAACAGCCCAGACTGCCCAACACAGGTGTGCCAGCTGTGGCCTCGCCAACGGAACAACAGCCCAGACTGCCCAACACAGGTGTGCCAGCTGTGGCCTCGCCAATGGAACAAGAGCCCAGACTGCCCAACACAGGTGTGACAGCTGTGGCCTCGCCAACGGAACAACAGCCCAGACTGCCCAACACAGGTGTGCCAGCTGTGGCCTCGCCAACGGAACAACAGCCCAGACTGCACAACACAGGTGTGCCAGCTGTGGCCTCGCCAATGGAACAACAGCCCAGACTGCCCAACACAGGTGTGCCAGCTGTGGCCTCGCCAATGGAACAACAGCCCAGACTGCCCAACACAGGTGTGCCAGCTGTGGCCTCGCCAATGGAACAACAGCCCAGACTGCCCAACACAGGTGTGACAGCTGTGGCCTCGCCAATGGAACAAGAGCCCAGACTGCCCAACACAGGTGTGACAGCTGTGGCCTCGCCAATGGAACAACAGCCCAGACTGCCCAACACAG GTGTGCCAGCTGTGGCCTCGCCAACGGAACAACAGCCCAGACTGCCCAACACAGGTGTGCCAGCTGTGGCCTCGCCAACGGAACAACAGCCCAGACTGCCCAACACAGGTGTGCCAGCTGTGGCCTCGCCAACGGAACAACAGCCCAGACTGCCCAACACAGGTGTGCCAGCTGTGGCCTCGCCAATGGAACAAGAGCCCAGACTGCCCAACACAGGTGTGACAGCTGTGGCCTCGCCAACGGAACAACAGCCCAGACTGCCCAACACAGGTGTGCCAGCTGTGGCCTCGCCAACGGAACAACAGCCCAGACTGCCCAACACAGGTGTGCCAGCTGTGGCCTCGCCAACGGAACAGCCCAGACTGCCCAACACAGGTGTGCCAGCTGTGGCCTCGCCAACGGAACAACAGCCCAGACTGCCCAACACAGGTGTGCCAGCTGTGGCCTCGCCAACGGAACAACAGCCCAGACTGCCCAACACAGGTGTGCCAGCTGTGGCCTCGCCAACGGAACAACAGCCCAGACTGCCCAACACAGGTGTGACCTCGCCAATGGAACAACAGCCCAGACTGCCCAACACAGGTGTGACAGCTGTGGCCTCGCCAATGGAACAACAGCCCAGACTGCCCAACACAGGTGTGCCAGCTgttaatatatgtatatattaa
- the LOC120030880 gene encoding uncharacterized protein DKFZp434B061-like isoform X3, whose amino-acid sequence MEQQPRLPSTGVTAVASPMEQEPRLPNTGVTAVASPMEQQPRLPNTGVPAVASPMEQQPNTGVPAVASPMEQQPRLPNTGVPAVASPMEQQPRLPNTGVPAVASPMEQQPRLPNTGVPAVASPMEQQPRLPNTGVPAVASPMEQQPRLPNTGVPAVASPMEQQPRLPNTGVPAVASPMEQQPRLPNTGVTAVASPMEQEPRLPNTGVTAVASPMEQQPRLPNTGVPAVASPTEQQPRLPNTGVPAVASPTEQPRLPNTGVPAVASPTEQQPRLPNTGVPAVASPTEQQPRLPNTGVPAVASPTEQQPRLPNTGVPAVASPTEQQPRLPNTGVPAVASPTEQQPRLPNTGVPAVASPMEQEPRLPNTGVTAVASPTEQQPRLPNTGVPAVASPTEQQPRLHNTGVPAVASPMEQQPRLPNTGVPAVASPMEQQPRLPNTGVPAVASPMEQQPRLPNTGVTAVASPMEQEPRLPNTGVTAVASPMEQQPRLPNTGVPAVASPTEQQPRLPNTGVPAVASPTEQQPRLPNTGVPAVASPTEQQPRLPNTGVPAVASPMEQEPRLPNTGVTAVASPTEQQPRLPNTGVPAVASPTEQQPRLPNTGVPAVASPTEQPRLPNTGVPAVASPTEQQPRLPNTGVPAVASPTEQQPRLPNTGVPAVASPTEQQPRLPNTGVTSPMEQQPRLPNTGVTAVASPMEQQPRLPNTGVPAVNICIY is encoded by the exons ATGGAACAACAGCCCAGACTGCCCAGCACAGGTGTGACAGCTGTGGCCTCGCCAATGGAACAAGAGCCCAGACTGCCCAACACAGGTGTGACAGCTGTGGCCTCGCCAATGGAACAACAGCCCAGACTGCCCAACACAGGTGTGCCAGCTGTGGCCTCGCCAATGGAACAACAGCCCAACACAGGTGTGCCAGCTGTGGCCTCGCCAATGGAACAACAGCCCAGACTGCCCAACACAGGTGTGCCAGCTGTGGCCTCGCCAATGGAACAACAGCCCAGACTGCCCAACACAGGTGTGCCAGCTGTGGCCTCGCCAATGGAACAACAGCCCAGACTGCCCAACACAGGTGTGCCAGCTGTGGCCTCGCCAATGGAACAACAGCCCAGACTGCCCAACACAGGTGTGCCAGCTGTGGCCTCGCCAATGGAACAACAGCCCAGACTGCCCAACACAGGTGTGCCAGCTGTGGCCTCGCCAATGGAACAACAGCCCAGACTGCCCAACACAGGTGTGCCAGCTGTGGCCTCGCCAATGGAACAACAGCCCAGACTGCCCAACACAGGTGTGACAGCTGTGGCCTCGCCAATGGAACAAGAGCCCAGACTGCCCAACACAGGTGTGACAGCTGTGGCCTCGCCAATGGAACAACAGCCCAGACTGCCCAACACAGGTGTGCCAGCTGTGGCCTCGCCAACGGAACAACAGCCCAGACTGCCCAACACAGGTGTGCCAGCTGTGGCCTCGCCAACGGAACAGCCCAGACTGCCCAACACAGGTGTGCCAGCTGTGGCCTCGCCAACGGAACAACAGCCCAGACTGCCCAACACAGGTGTGCCAGCTGTGGCCTCGCCAACGGAACAACAGCCCAGACTGCCCAACACAG GTGTGCCAGCTGTGGCCTCGCCAACGGAACAACAGCCCAGACTGCCCAACACAGGTGTGCCAGCTGTGGCCTCGCCAACGGAACAACAGCCCAGACTGCCCAACACAGGTGTGCCAGCTGTGGCCTCGCCAACGGAACAACAGCCCAGACTGCCCAACACAGGTGTGCCAGCTGTGGCCTCGCCAATGGAACAAGAGCCCAGACTGCCCAACACAGGTGTGACAGCTGTGGCCTCGCCAACGGAACAACAGCCCAGACTGCCCAACACAGGTGTGCCAGCTGTGGCCTCGCCAACGGAACAACAGCCCAGACTGCACAACACAGGTGTGCCAGCTGTGGCCTCGCCAATGGAACAACAGCCCAGACTGCCCAACACAGGTGTGCCAGCTGTGGCCTCGCCAATGGAACAACAGCCCAGACTGCCCAACACAGGTGTGCCAGCTGTGGCCTCGCCAATGGAACAACAGCCCAGACTGCCCAACACAGGTGTGACAGCTGTGGCCTCGCCAATGGAACAAGAGCCCAGACTGCCCAACACAGGTGTGACAGCTGTGGCCTCGCCAATGGAACAACAGCCCAGACTGCCCAACACAG GTGTGCCAGCTGTGGCCTCGCCAACGGAACAACAGCCCAGACTGCCCAACACAGGTGTGCCAGCTGTGGCCTCGCCAACGGAACAACAGCCCAGACTGCCCAACACAGGTGTGCCAGCTGTGGCCTCGCCAACGGAACAACAGCCCAGACTGCCCAACACAGGTGTGCCAGCTGTGGCCTCGCCAATGGAACAAGAGCCCAGACTGCCCAACACAGGTGTGACAGCTGTGGCCTCGCCAACGGAACAACAGCCCAGACTGCCCAACACAGGTGTGCCAGCTGTGGCCTCGCCAACGGAACAACAGCCCAGACTGCCCAACACAGGTGTGCCAGCTGTGGCCTCGCCAACGGAACAGCCCAGACTGCCCAACACAGGTGTGCCAGCTGTGGCCTCGCCAACGGAACAACAGCCCAGACTGCCCAACACAGGTGTGCCAGCTGTGGCCTCGCCAACGGAACAACAGCCCAGACTGCCCAACACAGGTGTGCCAGCTGTGGCCTCGCCAACGGAACAACAGCCCAGACTGCCCAACACAGGTGTGACCTCGCCAATGGAACAACAGCCCAGACTGCCCAACACAGGTGTGACAGCTGTGGCCTCGCCAATGGAACAACAGCCCAGACTGCCCAACACAGGTGTGCCAGCTgttaatatatgtatatattaa